The following coding sequences lie in one Sinorhizobium fredii USDA 257 genomic window:
- a CDS encoding LacI family DNA-binding transcriptional regulator — MTKVTLKDVALEAGVGTATVERVVNGRGGVRPETVERVFLAVRKLDYRHSMPETHRGLIRIEVILVRPETSFYSRMNQAFERIAALLDKSITVHRTFARENDPVDFAHYIVNPAVRRSALIVVAPDHPDVVKSLRTAASHGTPVVQIMTRPAPELPYVGIDNYAAGRTAAYYTSRMLVGRSGSFVALCHSGAYENHKERIRGFSSYLADRDGDHCFQQVMFDYDDDLNSMELLRGALRDDPEIVGLYTAGGDNRSVAAVLKEHASRRILWVGHELSEQSRGALRDGVMSIVLDQAPEIQARRSIDLTLRSLGLIDVEVSPEPVRFLTITPENF; from the coding sequence GTGACCAAGGTGACCTTGAAGGATGTGGCACTGGAGGCCGGCGTCGGCACCGCGACGGTCGAGCGCGTCGTCAACGGTCGCGGCGGGGTTCGTCCGGAAACGGTCGAAAGGGTGTTCCTAGCAGTCCGGAAGCTGGACTACCGGCATAGTATGCCGGAAACGCATCGCGGGCTAATCAGGATCGAGGTCATCCTGGTCCGGCCCGAGACGAGCTTCTACTCGCGCATGAACCAGGCCTTCGAGCGGATCGCAGCCCTGCTCGACAAAAGCATCACCGTTCACCGCACCTTCGCCCGCGAGAACGATCCGGTCGACTTCGCCCACTACATCGTCAATCCGGCGGTTCGCCGTTCTGCGCTGATCGTCGTGGCTCCCGACCATCCGGACGTCGTGAAAAGCCTGAGGACGGCCGCGAGCCACGGCACGCCGGTGGTGCAAATCATGACACGACCGGCGCCGGAACTCCCCTATGTCGGGATCGACAATTATGCTGCGGGGCGGACGGCCGCTTATTACACGTCGAGGATGCTCGTCGGCCGGTCAGGTTCCTTCGTGGCGCTCTGCCACAGCGGCGCCTACGAGAACCACAAGGAACGCATCCGCGGCTTCTCCTCCTATCTCGCCGACCGTGACGGCGATCACTGCTTCCAGCAGGTGATGTTCGACTATGACGACGACCTGAATTCGATGGAACTGCTGCGTGGGGCGCTCCGCGACGACCCGGAGATCGTCGGGCTCTACACCGCCGGCGGTGACAACCGCTCTGTCGCCGCGGTGCTGAAGGAGCATGCCTCGCGCAGGATCTTATGGGTCGGTCACGAACTTTCCGAACAGTCGCGTGGCGCTCTCCGCGACGGCGTCATGTCGATCGTCCTCGACCAGGCGCCGGAGATCCAGGCGCGGCGCTCAATCGACCTGACATTGCGGTCGCTTGGGCTGATCGACGTCGAGGTGAGCCCCGAGCCGGTGCGGTTTCTAACGATCACGCCGGAGAATTTTTGA
- a CDS encoding sugar phosphate isomerase/epimerase family protein — translation MKIALDPYMHRHLGLHDLCRKAAELGYDHIELSPRDDFLPWWVRPRAHKERIAEFKSALKDHGVKLASILPMYRWASPHEDERQAAVRYWKEAIEVAVEMGCDTMNSEFGRGPSPDRSHRSNCCGGMHTHEHSEAAWWRSMEELVPVFEKEGVTLNMEPHPEDWCETLHPAIDMLKTIGSKNVKFLYCAPHTFYFGDDMSKMIRDAGPLIAHVHVADTYNHKASSGLRYIVNPPGAKVTIHQHMDMYQGEINWDVFFSSLAEVGFDGIVTACVFGWEERADASGRFMRAEIQKYVDKYWPAKRG, via the coding sequence ATGAAGATCGCACTCGACCCCTATATGCATCGTCACCTCGGCTTGCATGATCTGTGCCGCAAGGCGGCGGAGCTCGGCTATGACCATATCGAACTGTCGCCGCGCGACGACTTCCTGCCCTGGTGGGTGCGGCCGCGCGCCCACAAGGAGCGGATCGCCGAATTCAAGTCGGCGCTGAAGGACCACGGTGTCAAGCTCGCATCTATCCTGCCTATGTATCGCTGGGCGAGCCCGCATGAGGACGAGCGCCAGGCGGCTGTGCGCTACTGGAAGGAAGCGATTGAGGTCGCCGTCGAGATGGGCTGCGACACGATGAATTCCGAATTCGGCCGCGGCCCGTCGCCCGACCGTAGCCATCGCTCCAACTGCTGCGGCGGCATGCACACGCACGAGCACAGCGAGGCCGCCTGGTGGCGCTCGATGGAGGAGCTCGTGCCGGTGTTCGAGAAAGAGGGCGTGACGCTCAACATGGAGCCGCACCCGGAAGACTGGTGCGAGACGCTGCATCCGGCGATCGACATGCTGAAGACGATCGGCTCGAAAAACGTCAAGTTCCTCTATTGCGCCCCGCATACCTTCTATTTCGGCGACGACATGTCAAAGATGATCCGCGATGCCGGTCCGCTGATCGCCCATGTGCATGTGGCCGACACCTACAACCACAAGGCCTCTTCCGGCCTGCGCTACATCGTCAATCCGCCCGGCGCCAAGGTGACGATCCACCAGCACATGGACATGTACCAGGGCGAGATCAACTGGGATGTCTTCTTCTCCTCACTCGCCGAGGTCGGCTTCGACGGCATCGTCACGGCCTGCGTCTTCGGCTGGGAGGAGCGTGCCGATGCTTCCGGCCGCTTCATGCGGGCCGAGATCCAGAAATACGTGGACAAATACTGGCCAGCCAAGCGCGGCTAG
- a CDS encoding sugar phosphate isomerase/epimerase family protein, which yields MSITITTAPCCWGVDDVKNPNLPAWERVFDEAAAAGYGGLELGPYGYMPLDSERVAKALTDRNLFIVAGTIFDDLVSPENRANLLRQTDEICAVITRLPQPEQVPGERFKTPYLTVMDWGHDERDYAAGHSERAQRLSDEEWRGMVANIKAIAELASSKYDVRAVIHPHAGGYIEFADEIERIASDVPAELAGFCIDTGHTYYAGMDPVETLKEYADRLDYVHFKDIDETVFRRVLGEKIRFFEACAQGVMCPIGRGVIDYPAVKRALEEIGYHGFITVEQERDPLSVAGSLADVKESRDYLRSVGF from the coding sequence GTGAGCATCACGATCACGACCGCCCCCTGCTGCTGGGGCGTCGACGACGTCAAGAATCCAAACCTGCCCGCCTGGGAGCGGGTCTTCGACGAGGCGGCGGCGGCCGGCTATGGCGGTCTGGAACTGGGCCCCTACGGCTATATGCCGCTCGACTCCGAGCGGGTCGCCAAGGCGCTCACCGACCGCAACCTCTTCATCGTCGCCGGGACGATCTTCGACGATCTCGTCTCGCCGGAGAACCGCGCCAATCTGCTGCGCCAGACGGACGAGATCTGCGCCGTCATCACCCGGCTGCCGCAGCCGGAGCAAGTGCCCGGTGAGCGCTTCAAGACACCCTATCTTACGGTTATGGACTGGGGCCATGACGAGCGGGATTACGCTGCCGGCCATTCCGAGCGCGCGCAGCGGCTCTCGGATGAGGAGTGGCGCGGCATGGTCGCCAACATCAAGGCGATCGCCGAACTCGCAAGCAGCAAATATGACGTGCGCGCCGTCATCCACCCGCATGCCGGCGGCTATATCGAGTTCGCCGACGAGATCGAGCGGATCGCCAGCGACGTGCCGGCGGAACTCGCCGGCTTCTGCATCGATACCGGTCACACCTATTACGCCGGCATGGATCCGGTCGAGACGCTGAAGGAATATGCCGACCGCCTCGACTATGTGCATTTCAAGGATATCGACGAGACGGTCTTCCGCCGTGTGCTCGGCGAGAAGATCCGCTTCTTCGAGGCCTGTGCCCAGGGCGTGATGTGCCCAATCGGCCGCGGCGTTATCGATTATCCGGCGGTAAAGCGCGCGCTCGAGGAGATCGGCTACCACGGCTTCATCACCGTCGAGCAGGAGCGCGATCCTTTAAGCGTCGCCGGCAGCCTCGCGGATGTGAAGGAAAGCCGCGATTATCTGCGGTCGGTCGGATTTTAG
- a CDS encoding Gfo/Idh/MocA family protein: protein MSVKKTRPIRWGMVGGGRGSQIGYIHRSAALRDDTFALVAGAFDIDAERGRTFGVELGLDEARSYPDYQTMFAEETKHADGIEAVSIATPNNTHFAICKAALEHGLNVVCEKPLCFTVAEAEELKALSKARGLIVGVTYGYAGHQMIEQARAMVKNGDLGEVRIVNLQFAHGFHSAAVEEQNPSTRWRVDPKFSGPSYVLGDVGTHPLYISEVILPHLKIKRLMCVRQSFVKSRAPLEDNAVTLMEYDNGAIANVWSSAVNAGSMHGQKVRIVGSKASIEWWDERPNQLSYEIQGEPIRILERGMDYLYPEARLDDRIGGGHPEGLFEAWANLYRRFGLAISGNRRLAPEGIEDLVFPGVDAGLEGVRWVENCVRSADAGGVWVEYE, encoded by the coding sequence ATGTCGGTGAAGAAAACAAGGCCGATCCGCTGGGGCATGGTCGGCGGCGGACGCGGCAGCCAGATCGGCTATATCCATCGCTCGGCAGCGCTCCGGGACGACACCTTCGCGCTCGTCGCCGGCGCCTTCGATATCGACGCGGAGCGCGGCCGCACCTTCGGCGTCGAGCTGGGGCTCGATGAAGCGCGCAGTTATCCGGATTACCAGACGATGTTCGCCGAGGAGACCAAGCACGCCGACGGCATTGAGGCGGTCTCGATCGCCACACCGAACAATACCCATTTCGCCATCTGCAAGGCCGCGCTCGAGCATGGCCTCAACGTTGTCTGCGAAAAGCCGCTCTGCTTCACCGTCGCGGAAGCCGAAGAACTGAAGGCGCTTTCGAAAGCGCGTGGCCTAATCGTCGGCGTCACCTACGGCTATGCCGGCCACCAGATGATCGAGCAAGCGCGCGCCATGGTGAAGAACGGCGATCTCGGAGAGGTCCGCATCGTCAACCTGCAATTTGCCCACGGGTTCCACAGCGCGGCGGTCGAAGAACAGAACCCGTCGACGCGCTGGCGGGTCGATCCGAAATTCTCCGGTCCGAGCTATGTGCTCGGCGATGTCGGCACGCACCCGCTCTATATTTCCGAGGTCATCCTGCCGCATCTGAAGATCAAGCGGCTGATGTGCGTCCGCCAGAGCTTCGTCAAGAGCCGCGCTCCGCTTGAGGACAATGCGGTCACCCTGATGGAATACGATAACGGCGCCATCGCCAATGTCTGGTCGAGCGCCGTCAATGCCGGCTCCATGCACGGCCAGAAGGTGCGCATCGTCGGCTCGAAGGCGAGCATCGAATGGTGGGACGAGCGGCCGAACCAGCTGTCATACGAGATCCAGGGCGAGCCCATCCGCATCCTCGAACGCGGCATGGATTACCTCTATCCGGAAGCCCGGCTCGACGACCGTATCGGCGGCGGTCACCCGGAAGGCTTGTTCGAAGCCTGGGCCAACCTCTATCGCCGTTTCGGCCTGGCGATCAGCGGCAACCGCAGGCTTGCGCCAGAGGGCATTGAGGACCTGGTCTTTCCGGGTGTCGATGCCGGATTGGAGGGTGTGCGCTGGGTGGAGAACTGCGTCCGCTCGGCCGATGCCGGTGGCGTGTGGGTGGAGTACGAGTAG
- the repB gene encoding plasmid partitioning protein RepB, protein MAGNNRKNELRALFMGGAPGATPQAQEAGPAELTPVNGQPAGAPRAASGAVKAMGLSLGSITREAEEARSLREALTQGERVVALDPALVEASFVEDRLTDGEVDDPDFLALIESIRDNGQQSPILVRPHPEKPGHYQTAYGHRRLKAVRRLELQVKAIVRPLSDDELVLAQGKENAERRNLSFIERALFAAALATRGFDRKVIGDALAVQKSELSRLLQVADSVPHELARAIGPAPKAGRERWMAIGTLLEGAERRDTAEAEIASPRFRAADTDQRFQLVFNCLSQSDRPAPEKPEELKDEAGRVFARLKLEGKAPRIEFLPGTHPSFIKEAVSMLAKWHASFVKNQKS, encoded by the coding sequence ATGGCTGGCAACAACCGGAAGAACGAATTGCGGGCACTGTTCATGGGCGGTGCTCCTGGTGCCACGCCACAAGCCCAGGAAGCGGGGCCAGCGGAGTTGACACCTGTCAACGGCCAGCCGGCCGGCGCACCGCGCGCGGCGTCAGGGGCGGTCAAGGCGATGGGCCTTTCGCTCGGCAGCATCACCCGCGAGGCCGAAGAGGCGCGCTCGCTCCGCGAAGCGCTGACCCAGGGCGAGCGCGTCGTGGCGCTCGATCCGGCGCTCGTCGAAGCTTCCTTCGTCGAGGACCGGCTGACCGACGGCGAAGTCGACGATCCGGATTTCCTGGCGCTCATCGAGAGCATCCGCGACAACGGCCAGCAATCGCCGATCCTCGTCCGCCCGCATCCGGAAAAGCCGGGGCACTACCAGACCGCCTATGGTCATCGCCGCTTGAAGGCCGTGCGCCGGCTCGAGCTTCAGGTGAAGGCGATCGTCCGGCCGCTGTCCGACGACGAATTGGTGCTGGCCCAAGGCAAGGAAAACGCCGAGCGGCGCAACCTCTCCTTCATCGAGCGGGCGCTTTTCGCCGCCGCCCTTGCCACCCGCGGCTTCGACCGCAAGGTGATCGGCGACGCGCTCGCCGTGCAGAAGAGCGAGCTGTCGCGCCTCCTTCAGGTCGCCGACAGCGTGCCGCATGAACTTGCCCGCGCCATCGGCCCGGCGCCGAAAGCCGGCCGCGAGCGCTGGATGGCGATCGGCACCTTGCTGGAAGGGGCAGAGAGGCGCGACACGGCGGAAGCGGAGATCGCCTCGCCACGCTTCCGCGCCGCCGATACCGACCAGCGCTTCCAACTCGTCTTCAATTGCCTGTCTCAGAGCGACAGGCCCGCGCCGGAAAAGCCGGAGGAACTGAAGGATGAGGCGGGGCGGGTCTTTGCGCGGTTGAAGCTTGAGGGCAAGGCCCCGAGAATCGAGTTCCTGCCCGGCACTCATCCGTCCTTCATCAAGGAGGCGGTGTCGATGCTGGCGAAATGGCACGCAAGCTTTGTGAAAAATCAGAAGTCTTAG
- the repA gene encoding plasmid partitioning protein RepA has translation MDMTGSAVDAASAIDKAATAGAASRRSADEAIAADARALSEQLKAMRDRLFAPTAMKTLRSFTSGEAAKLIGVSDGYLRQLSLAGEGPQPDTGIGGRRSYSLSDINALRRHLAEQALAKGNAAKARGYVNWRDGARGEHLQVISVTNFKGGSGKTTSSVHLAQYLALTGHRVLAVDLDPQASLSALFGYQPELDLTGNDTLYGAIRYDAEARPLRDIIRKTYFDGLDLVPGNLELQEFEHTTPQALSARQNGTDAGPLFFARVQAALASVADDYDIVVIDCPPQLGYLTLSALCASTSVIVTVHPQMLDVASMNQFLYMTSDLLSVVREAGGELNFDFLRYLVTRFEPNDGPQAQIVGFMRSLFGDRVLTSAMVKSTAISDAGLTKQTLYEVGRENFTRATYDRAIESLNAVNGEIEALIHAAWGR, from the coding sequence ATGGACATGACAGGATCGGCCGTGGACGCCGCAAGCGCAATCGACAAGGCGGCGACCGCCGGCGCTGCGTCTCGAAGGTCCGCCGACGAGGCGATTGCGGCGGATGCGCGGGCGCTCTCCGAGCAGTTGAAGGCGATGCGCGACCGCCTGTTCGCGCCGACGGCGATGAAGACGCTCCGGAGCTTCACTTCCGGCGAGGCGGCCAAGCTGATCGGCGTTTCCGACGGCTATCTCAGGCAATTGTCGCTGGCGGGCGAGGGGCCGCAGCCCGACACCGGCATTGGCGGGCGGCGTTCCTATTCGCTTTCCGACATCAATGCGCTGCGCCGGCATCTCGCCGAACAGGCGCTCGCCAAGGGCAATGCCGCCAAGGCGCGCGGCTACGTGAATTGGCGCGACGGCGCCCGGGGCGAGCATCTTCAGGTCATCTCCGTCACCAATTTCAAGGGCGGCTCCGGCAAGACGACCTCTTCCGTCCATCTGGCGCAATATCTCGCTTTGACCGGCCATCGGGTGCTGGCGGTTGATCTCGATCCGCAGGCCTCGCTATCGGCGCTGTTCGGCTATCAGCCGGAACTGGACCTGACCGGCAACGACACGCTCTACGGCGCGATCCGCTACGACGCCGAGGCACGGCCGCTCAGGGACATCATCCGCAAGACCTATTTCGACGGCCTCGATCTCGTGCCCGGCAATCTGGAACTGCAGGAGTTCGAGCACACGACGCCGCAGGCCTTGAGCGCGCGGCAGAACGGCACCGATGCGGGACCGCTGTTCTTCGCCCGCGTTCAGGCGGCCCTCGCAAGCGTCGCCGACGACTACGACATCGTCGTGATCGACTGCCCCCCGCAGCTTGGCTACCTGACGCTGTCGGCACTCTGCGCCTCGACTTCGGTCATCGTCACCGTGCATCCGCAGATGCTCGATGTCGCCTCCATGAACCAGTTCCTCTACATGACCTCGGACCTCCTGAGCGTCGTGCGCGAGGCGGGCGGCGAGCTCAATTTCGACTTCCTGCGTTACCTCGTCACCCGCTTCGAACCGAATGACGGGCCGCAGGCCCAGATCGTCGGCTTCATGCGCTCGCTCTTCGGCGACCGAGTATTGACCTCGGCCATGGTCAAGTCGACGGCGATCTCGGACGCGGGCCTCACCAAGCAGACGCTCTATGAGGTCGGCCGCGAGAACTTCACCCGCGCCACCTATGACCGGGCGATCGAGTCGCTCAACGCCGTCAATGGCGAGATCGAGGCTCTCATCCACGCGGCCTGGGGGCGCTAA